In Candidatus Tanganyikabacteria bacterium, the DNA window GTGGGCAACAGGTCCGAGTTGCCGGCCAGGAGGTCGTCGACCTCCTTGTTCTGGTTCTTGAGCGTCACACCTAGCCGGTTGACCTGCTCGGCGTACTGCGGATCGAGTTCCTGGGCCTTCTCGACGTCTTCCTTCTTCTCCCCCTGGAGGTCTTCGACCGTGTAGTAGGCCTCGCTCGAATCGCCGTTGCCGTCGCCGGCGAAGAAGGCGAAAACCGGGTTGATGGGCTCCGATGCGAGCGGATCGGGCTTGTCGGTGGCGATGCGGTTCATCTGGCTCGCCTGCCAGAGCCCCATGCCGCCAAGGCCGGCAAGGACCAGGAGGGCCATGATGCCTTCCCGCCAGTTGATCTTCTTGGGGACCACCTTGATCTGGACCGGCGGCGGGCTCGGCGGCGGCGGGGGCGGCGGCGGTTCGACCTTCTTGGGGACCTTCTTCGCTTCTTTCCGCGCAAGTTCCGTCAGCTTGTCGTCCTGCGCGATCAGCGCCTCGACGAGTTGCTCGGGGGTGATCATCTTGGCGGCCACGAGCAAGGCGCCCAGGGGAGCGGCGTGATCCACCTGGTACTGCAGGCGTTCTATCAGCTGCGCCTCGGTGATGAGCGATCGTTCGATCAGCACGTCGCCAAGGCGGTACGCGCCCTTGAGGCGGAGTTTGGCCTTGCAGTCGTGAAGCCGCTGGGCAAAGTCGGCCACCTCCTGGGCGACCTTCTGCTCCTCGATCAGCTCGCCGATGGCCGTCTCGCCGCGCTTGGTCGCCCGCAGCGTGTAGTGGAGCAGCTCCGAGCGGGTGATCTTGCCGTTGCGGACCAGGAACTCGACGGGCTGATCGTAGTCGGGCAGCTCGATCGCCGGTGGTTCGAGCTTCTCGAGGTCTTCGGCCTTCAGGAGGTTTTCCGCGAGCAGCACCTCCTCGAGCGGTTGCTTTTCCCGGACGTGCTTTGGCAGTACGGCCTTGAGCTCCGCCGGGGTGATCTTCTGCTTGGCGATCAGCGCCCGCCCGACGTCGTTGGCCACGTGGTTCTTCGGCTTGAAGTACCGCCCGGGGCCCACAGCGCCGCGGATGAGGTCCTCGAGCTTGAGGGCCTTGGTTCGCACCAGGGTCAGGCCGAACGACTCCCCGTCGGCCACCAGATCCTGCGCCTTCTTGAGGATATCGGGAGGCACGAAGCCGTATGCTTCGAGCAGCTCGCGCAGCGACAGTTCGGTCTTGGTGACTGGCAGGTCGGACTGCCCTTCGACGGACTGGACCAGCGTCTCCCAGGACTTGTAGACGTTTGGCGAGAGCGCTCCGCCGGCGAGGACCTTCTGCTCGCGTACCAGGCCCTCGCCGAAGCTCACCAGTTCGGCCTCGTCGAGGTAGGCGACGTTCTTGTCGACCTTGAACACGATGCGGGCGTCGAGCGGGGCGGTCTGGTCGCTCATGTAGAGGCAGCGGACTTCGTCGGCCGCGACACGGTAGATGTCCGTGCCCCGCTTCATGGTCACGACCGCCTCTGCCTTCCTGCAATAGGTTTGCAGAGCCGGGATCGTCAGTCTTGGCATTCGCTCAAACTATACCCCTGTCGGATGCGTTGGTTAAGTTCGCCGATTGACCGGCCGATCTCCTGGGTATAGGCTGCAGAAGAATTGGCGACGAGGCCGCGGTCTCGCCGCCTCTGCATTTTTGGACCGGAAAGCGAGATGAAAGTTCCGTTGCTTGGCCCATGGGGCGCCGAGGAGAATCTCTCGCTGGCTCAGTACAAGTCGATCTCGATCGCCAAGCTCCTGCAAGCAAGGCCCGGCCTTCCTGCAAAACTTGACTTAGTCTAGAAACTAAACTAACATGGGCGCGTGATCAACGTGAACGTGCACGAGGCCAAGACGCACCTTTCGCGCCTGCTCAAGCAGGTCGAGGAGGGAGAGGAAGTGGTCATTTCGAACCGGGGGGAACCGGTGGCCAGGCTGGTGGCATTCAAGCGGCAAGAGCCTCGGCGTCGCGTCGGTTTCGGCAAAGGGACGGTCACTTTCATTGCGGACGACTTCGACGCGCCGCTGGAAGATTTCGCCGACTACATGTAGGTTTGCGCCTTGCGGCTCCTTCTGGACACTCACCCCTATCTCTGGCTGCTGGAGGGGGACAGGCGGCTGTCCCGAGCCGTCGCGGAGGCCTACGAGGATCCTGCCAACGAGTTCTTGCTGAGCGTCGCGAGCCTCTGGGAGGCGACTATCAAGATCTCCCTGGGAAAGCTGGCGATCTCCAACAACCTGGCCGAATTCCTCGAGCGCCAGCCGCGGGAGCAGGGCATCGCGGTGCTGCAAATCGAAGTGTCGCACCTCAGGCGCCTTGGCGAACTGGCCCACCACCACCGTGATCCGTTCGATCGGCTCCTTGCGGCCCAGTCACTCGCTGAGGGCATCCCGATCATCAGCATGGACGGGGTCTTCGACGCGTATGGCGTCTCAAGGTACTGGTAGCGGTCGCCACCGCGGGTATCAGGCCAGGGCCGCGACCTCGGCCTCGGCCAGGTACTTGCGCGCAAGCTCGGCGTTTCCCGCCTCCAGGGCGAGCCGCGACGCTTCTTCGAAGTCCCTGCGGGCCGCGGTGGCGTCCACGGCCGCATGGTGCGCGCGGGCTCGCAGGGCGTGCAGTTCGGGAAGATGTTCGCGGTGGCCGGCCCTTACCGTGTACGCGAGACTGCGATCCAGCTGCCGTACCGCTTCGCCCGGTTGCCCCTTACCGAGGAGCACCTGCGCGAGGTTGCCCATGGTGGTGATGACGCCGGGAGCATAGCCGATCTGCTCGGAGAGGGCCTGCGCCTGCTTGAGGCGTTTCTCCGCCTCGCCGAAATTGCCCTGCGCCAGATAATGATCGCCCAGGTTGTTGAGCACCAGGACCACGCCCAGGCGATGGCCGAGCTTGGTGTAGGTTCCCAGGGCCCAGCCGAAGTGCTTCTCGGCCTCGGCGGGATCGCCCAGCAGGTCGTGGAGCGCCCCCAGGTTGTTGTGGGTATTGGCCGCGCCCTCCAGGTCGCCGCAACTCTCGCGCAACTCGAGCGACCGCGAGTACTCGGCAAGGGCGCCCTGGAGGTCTCCCCTGCGGTGCAGGCAGACGCCCACGATGCCGCAAGCCAGCGCCTCCTCGGCCGGCAACCCGAGACCGCCGTAGAGCCGCTGCGCCTCGCGACCAAGTTCCAGCGCCGCGTCGAGCTTCCCCTGGATCCGGTGCAGGTTGGCCAGTGCACCGATCGAACGCGCCAGTTCCGGTGGATCCTTGCGGGAGCGATCGCGGGCCTTCGTGACCAGTTCGATGGCCCCGACGAGGTCGCCCTTCTTCTCGTGTATCGCGCCTCTCGCCCGGAACACCGCCGGCGTAGGCTGATCGGCCTCCGTGATCCCGTCCAGGAGCGCCAGGGCCTCCCCCAGGTTGCCGAGCTGCATCTCGGCCTGCGAGAGGTGCAGCAGCACGTCGCGGCGCGATGCGACGCCCTCGTCCCAGCTCGGCATGAGCGCCGCCCACTCGAGCGCCTTGCGGTAGGCCGCCCGCGCCTCGCGCGGCATCGCCGACTCCCGCGCCTTGTCGGCAAGCATCACCTGGTACTTGAACGCCCGCGGCGCATCCCCGGCAGAGCCGAAGTGGTGCGCCAGGTCCGCGGCGAACTTCGGCGCATCGAAGCCGAGCACGCTCTCCAGGGCCTCGCCGACCTGGAGGTGCAGCCCGCGCCTGGCGTCGTCTCCCAGGGCGGCGTAGGCCTGCTCCCGGATCTGGTCCTGCGGGATTCCGACGCCGCCGCCCGTCCCCCTGGCGAGCAGCTCCAGCCGCATCAGTTCGTCCACGCTGCCGGCCAGATCTTCCTTGAATACCTTGCCGAGCAACTGGGCATCGAACCGCGGCCCGGCGACCGCCGCGAGCTGGAGTTGCTCTCGCAACCTGCCGGGCAGGGCTGCCAACCTCGCTCCGATGGCGGCATCGATGCTGCCCGGCAGGTCGGATTCGGCGTCTTCCTTGGCGATCGTCCATGAGTCGCCCGCGGGGGCGAGCACGCCGGTCTCGATCAGCGCATGGAGGGTCTCGACGATGTACGACGGGTTGCCCCCGGCCCGATCCAGCACCGCCTTGGCGAGCTTGCGCACGGGCGCCGGCCAGGCAGCGGCCTTCATGCCCAGCACCTGGGCGGCCACGTCAAGGCCCGCCACGACGCCCAGGGGCCCCAGCGACACGATCGTGCCCTCGAGTCCCCCGGAAGGGGACGGGCCGGCCGGCGCGAGGTCCGCCAGCGGCCCGGGCAGGTCGACCCCGCGGGCCGTCACCAGCACCATCACCCGATCGCCGGGCGAAGCCAGGAAGAGGCGGTGGCAGAAACCCGCGAGCCACTCGGCCGATCCGGTATCCAGCCAGTGGACGTCGTCGATGGCCAGCAGCACGGGGCGCGCCCGCGCCATAGCCAGGAGCGCGTCGCCGAGCCCCGCGCCCTGCGCTTGCTTGAGCACCCCGGGGCCGAGGCCGCTGACTTGCGGATGGTCGATCTCGAGGCCCACAAGCCTGGCAAGCAGGGCCTTGAGCGCATCCGGTGCCGGGAACGGCTCCACCAGATCGTCCAGGGCCGATAGGATCTCCCTTGGCCCGGATCCTTCCGGGCAATCCAACAGGGAGAGGAGAATGGCTCCGAGCGCGGAGTTGGCCGCTCGCTGGCTGATGGCGAGTCCACGAGTCTGCAAGGCGACGCCGTCACGCTCGGTGGTGGGGACGAAGGCCGCGAAGACCTGCGATCGGCCCATGCCCGGATCGCCCGTCAAGATCGCCAGTTGCGGATAGCCGCCAAGGGCGCGCGCCCAGCAAGCTCGCAGTGTCGCGAGCTCCGCATCTCGACCGACGACCCCGGTGACAGCCGTCTCAGCCACGAAGCCATTGTGCCACGACTGCGCCGGGTAACATGTACCCATGCCCGCCTGGCGCCCTGCTCCCGCTCTCCTGGCCGCACTCCTGGCCGCGGCGGGTTGCCAGTTCTTCCAGGCGCCCACCGCCGGCGGGCCCCAGGCGCAGGGCACCGGCGAATCGGTCGAGGGCCGCGTCCGGCTGGGCCATACCGACCAGGACGGCCTGGCGGGGCCCAGGCACGCCACCTTGCCTCTCGGCCACACGCGCCCTCTGGCGCTCGGGGACGATTTCGGCGGCATCCCGGCAGCCGCCGGGATCGTCGCAAACGCCAGCCCGGCCCTGTCGCAGAGTTCCGGCCTGACCCTGCTCGAGCCTTACCGCGCCGGCTTCCGGATCGCGCAGGCCGAGACGGCACTATTCGTGGAAGTGGTGAACCTCGTCTCGGGCGATCTCCTGGCGCGGACGCTGGCCGATCCGGCCGGCCGCTTCAAGGTGGCTCTGCCCCGCAACGCGCGCTACCTGCCCCTGGCCCTGCAGGCCACGACCCTCCAGGGCGAGGCGATCACGTTGTATCTCGCGGCGCTGCTGCCCCCCGCGCCGGCCGGCCCCAAGGCGAGGACCCAGGACATCTCGCCGGGGACGACCAGCGCGGCTCTGGCCGTCGCCAAGCTCGGCGGGGTCACGCAAGAGTTCGACGTGGCGACCGGGTTCCGCGGCTTCCGGGCCGGCGGCGTCGCGGCCCTGGGCCTGATGGCCGAGGGCGCCGACGAGGTCGCCGCGCCATTCATCGATCGCGGGATCGGGCAGCAGCTCACGCTGCTCGAACCCTACCGGATTGCGGCCGGCAATGACACTTCCGCCGCGGTGCAAGCCGCTTTCTATCGGGCCAGCGTGTTGGGCGTGCGCCTCGCGGGGGCGGTGCACCGGCGGATGCGCGATCTCGAGAGCGGCAAGTATCGCATCGCCGGGATCTCCCTGGGCGAGTCGTCCGCCGCGCTCAAGCTCGCCCATTCCCACCTGGGAGCGCCGCCGGAGGCCGCCTTGAAGCTGGCCGGCTTCACGGTCTCGTCGGTCGCCGACATCGGGGCGTGGACCGGGGAAGCCGCCGGCAAGGTGGACGAGTCCGCCCTGGCCGCCGAGGCGTCCCGCAAGGAGGCACTGGCCCGCGAGCGGGCCGAGGCCGCCCGGCAGGGCGGCGCCGATCGCACGCTGCTGGCGGATCTCGACGCCGCGTTGGGAGCCCTGGCGAGCGGCGACAGCGAGCCCACGCCGATTCCGGTCGTGGACCTCGGGAGCGGCTTCGGGCAGATGGGCCTCCGAGCCGATGGGCGGCTGGTCGTGGCCACGCAAGCAGGGGGCCGCCTGCTGGAAATCGCGCTCGCCACCGGATCCACGGCGAGGGGCAACCTCTTGCTTGATGGCCTGCAATCACCGGATGGGGTCGCCGTCGCCTCGGAAGGAACCGTGTACTTTTCGGAGGCGGGGGCCAACCGGGTGCGGAAGCTCGCAGGAGCGGTCGTGCAGACCGTCGCGGAGGGCCTCAACGGGCCTGGAAGCCTGGCGCTTACGGCATCGGGCACCCTCTACGTGGCCGAGACCGCCACCGGCAGGATCCTGGCCATCGGCACGGACGGCAAGGCCAAGCCGTATGCCGGGGGCGGCGCCCAGGAGTTCTCCGACTCGAACCTCGCTGCCGAAGGCCTGGACGCAACCGGCGTCAAGCTTCCGGCAGTCGGGCACCTTGCAGTTTCGCCATCCCAGGAGCTGTACTTTTCGAACGGGCAGAAGTTCGGAGTCGTCTGGAGGGTCGACGTCACAGGGAAGATTCGCACATT includes these proteins:
- a CDS encoding type II toxin-antitoxin system Phd/YefM family antitoxin yields the protein MINVNVHEAKTHLSRLLKQVEEGEEVVISNRGEPVARLVAFKRQEPRRRVGFGKGTVTFIADDFDAPLEDFADYM
- a CDS encoding type II toxin-antitoxin system VapC family toxin encodes the protein MRLLLDTHPYLWLLEGDRRLSRAVAEAYEDPANEFLLSVASLWEATIKISLGKLAISNNLAEFLERQPREQGIAVLQIEVSHLRRLGELAHHHRDPFDRLLAAQSLAEGIPIISMDGVFDAYGVSRYW
- a CDS encoding tetratricopeptide repeat protein encodes the protein MAETAVTGVVGRDAELATLRACWARALGGYPQLAILTGDPGMGRSQVFAAFVPTTERDGVALQTRGLAISQRAANSALGAILLSLLDCPEGSGPREILSALDDLVEPFPAPDALKALLARLVGLEIDHPQVSGLGPGVLKQAQGAGLGDALLAMARARPVLLAIDDVHWLDTGSAEWLAGFCHRLFLASPGDRVMVLVTARGVDLPGPLADLAPAGPSPSGGLEGTIVSLGPLGVVAGLDVAAQVLGMKAAAWPAPVRKLAKAVLDRAGGNPSYIVETLHALIETGVLAPAGDSWTIAKEDAESDLPGSIDAAIGARLAALPGRLREQLQLAAVAGPRFDAQLLGKVFKEDLAGSVDELMRLELLARGTGGGVGIPQDQIREQAYAALGDDARRGLHLQVGEALESVLGFDAPKFAADLAHHFGSAGDAPRAFKYQVMLADKARESAMPREARAAYRKALEWAALMPSWDEGVASRRDVLLHLSQAEMQLGNLGEALALLDGITEADQPTPAVFRARGAIHEKKGDLVGAIELVTKARDRSRKDPPELARSIGALANLHRIQGKLDAALELGREAQRLYGGLGLPAEEALACGIVGVCLHRRGDLQGALAEYSRSLELRESCGDLEGAANTHNNLGALHDLLGDPAEAEKHFGWALGTYTKLGHRLGVVLVLNNLGDHYLAQGNFGEAEKRLKQAQALSEQIGYAPGVITTMGNLAQVLLGKGQPGEAVRQLDRSLAYTVRAGHREHLPELHALRARAHHAAVDATAARRDFEEASRLALEAGNAELARKYLAEAEVAALA